The following are encoded together in the Capsulimonas corticalis genome:
- the rplI gene encoding 50S ribosomal protein L9 — translation MKVILSKDIANQGKQGDVVQVSDGYARNYLFPRSLAVAAVGGALKNLEIKNANEERRAVKLLQGAETAAAQLAEKTVTISVKAGENSRLYGRVTAADVAAAIEKDLSVKLDKRKVGLLEPIKSVGEYEVPIKLHRDVTVPITVAVVAQA, via the coding sequence ATGAAAGTCATTCTCTCGAAAGATATCGCCAATCAAGGCAAGCAGGGCGACGTCGTCCAGGTCAGCGACGGTTACGCGCGCAACTATTTGTTCCCCCGCAGCCTGGCCGTCGCGGCCGTCGGCGGCGCGCTCAAGAACCTTGAGATCAAGAACGCCAACGAGGAGCGCCGCGCCGTGAAGCTGCTTCAAGGCGCCGAAACCGCCGCCGCGCAGCTCGCCGAGAAGACCGTCACCATCTCGGTGAAGGCCGGCGAGAACAGCCGCCTCTACGGCCGCGTCACCGCCGCCGATGTCGCCGCCGCGATCGAGAAGGACCTGTCGGTCAAGCTCGACAAGCGTAAAGTCGGCCTGCTGGAGCCGATCAAGTCGGTCGGCGAATACGAAGTTCCGATCAAGCTGCACCGTGATGTCACCGTACCGATCACGGTGGCGGTTGTCGCTCAAGCCTAA
- the purD gene encoding phosphoribosylamine--glycine ligase, with protein sequence MLKVLVVGGGGREHALVWKLAQSPQVSRIYAAPGNAGIAKNAECVPIASDDIEALLAFAVNNGIDLTVVGPEVPLIAGIVDRFEQQGLRIFGPAREPALMEGSKAYAKDIMQRYNIPTASYASFTSADAANHYLHTHFANNPTTPIVIKADGEAAGKGVFICPSESEATAAIHTVMVDKAFGASGDSVVIEEFLVGREASLMAFTDGTSLIPMIPVQDHKRAYDGDLGPNTGGMGCYAPVSFLTPALYAQAVDQILRPAVEAIRDTGIPYKGVLYAGVIVTPEGQLKTLEFNCRFGDPETQVVLPLLETDLVDILLGVTDAHLDEVVVTWKTQSAVCVTLASGGYPGPYPKGIPIHGLDQVAHLSDVVVFHAGTSNGPEGEVVTNGGRVITVTGLGEDFSQARARAYAAVKNISFEGMQYRTDIGHQAEPARTE encoded by the coding sequence ATGTTGAAAGTTTTAGTGGTCGGCGGCGGCGGCCGCGAGCATGCTCTGGTCTGGAAGCTGGCGCAAAGCCCGCAGGTCAGCCGCATCTACGCCGCGCCCGGCAACGCCGGGATCGCGAAGAACGCCGAATGTGTCCCGATCGCCTCCGATGACATCGAAGCATTGCTGGCGTTCGCCGTGAATAACGGCATCGATCTGACCGTTGTCGGCCCTGAAGTGCCGCTGATCGCCGGAATCGTCGATCGCTTCGAGCAGCAGGGGCTGCGCATCTTTGGACCTGCCCGCGAGCCCGCGCTCATGGAAGGCTCCAAAGCATACGCCAAGGACATCATGCAGCGGTATAACATTCCTACCGCTTCTTATGCTTCGTTCACCTCGGCGGACGCCGCGAACCACTACCTGCACACCCATTTCGCGAATAACCCCACCACCCCCATCGTGATCAAGGCCGACGGCGAGGCCGCCGGCAAGGGCGTCTTTATCTGTCCCAGCGAATCGGAAGCCACGGCGGCGATCCATACCGTGATGGTGGACAAAGCCTTTGGCGCATCGGGCGACAGCGTGGTGATCGAAGAATTTCTCGTCGGCCGTGAAGCTTCGCTGATGGCGTTCACCGACGGAACCAGCCTGATTCCCATGATCCCCGTGCAGGATCATAAGCGCGCATACGACGGCGATCTTGGTCCGAACACCGGCGGCATGGGCTGCTACGCGCCCGTTTCGTTCCTGACTCCGGCGCTCTACGCGCAGGCGGTCGATCAGATTTTGCGTCCCGCCGTGGAAGCCATCCGAGACACGGGCATTCCCTACAAAGGCGTGCTCTACGCCGGAGTCATTGTCACTCCCGAAGGCCAGCTCAAGACCCTGGAGTTCAACTGCCGCTTTGGCGACCCCGAAACGCAGGTCGTGCTGCCGTTGCTGGAGACGGACCTGGTGGACATCCTCCTCGGCGTCACCGACGCGCATTTGGACGAAGTCGTCGTCACCTGGAAGACTCAGAGCGCCGTCTGCGTTACTCTGGCGTCCGGCGGCTATCCCGGCCCCTATCCCAAAGGCATTCCGATCCATGGCCTGGACCAGGTCGCGCATCTGTCCGATGTCGTCGTCTTCCACGCCGGCACGTCGAACGGCCCTGAGGGCGAAGTCGTCACCAACGGCGGCCGTGTCATTACCGTGACCGGCCTCGGCGAAGATTTCTCTCAGGCCCGCGCCCGGGCCTACGCGGCGGTTAAGAACATTTCATTTGAGGGAATGCAGTATCGTACGGATATCGGCCATCAGGCGGAGCCGGCGCGGACGGAGTAA
- the dnaB gene encoding replicative DNA helicase, whose translation MAERNGGGWKNRSGGDYANGSGRSNDVASGLGAYVPPQNIEAEQSTLGAMLIERTAIEKAAEILDKEDFYRDAHQVLFDVITTLTERDEPVDLITVQEELKNRDKLDSIGGMKYLTSLFETTPTAANVEYYAKIVEEKAILRRLIQAAFEIIGAARGEIENIEEVIDQAERAVFSVSQNRTTAYFAQLRTLLLSVYSKAEELGEMKQTISGLSTGIHDFDMITSGLQNTDLIIVAARPSMGKTSLCLSIAEHVAINENKPVAIFSLEMSKEQLAMRMLCSQAKVNAHKLRTGHLSEDEWTQLAMVVQDMYDAPVFIDDATESTALTMRAKCRRLMAEHGLGLIVVDYLQLMRSHKKTDNRTQEIGEIARGLKSLARELRVPVIALSQLSRAVETRENKRPMLSDLRESGSIEAEADMVCFLYREAYYKLKEAYQADENGERPERGAMEETEIIVGKHRNGPTGMVKVGFIADYAKFVDLELNRDDEPTGF comes from the coding sequence ATGGCGGAACGCAACGGCGGCGGATGGAAAAATCGGTCCGGCGGAGATTACGCCAACGGCTCCGGCCGCAGCAACGATGTTGCGTCGGGGCTGGGGGCGTACGTTCCGCCGCAGAATATCGAGGCGGAGCAGTCCACGCTCGGCGCGATGCTCATCGAGCGCACCGCGATTGAGAAGGCGGCGGAAATCCTCGACAAAGAGGATTTCTACCGGGACGCGCACCAGGTCCTCTTCGACGTCATCACCACGCTCACCGAGCGCGATGAACCCGTGGACCTGATCACCGTCCAGGAAGAGCTCAAAAACCGGGACAAACTGGACTCGATCGGCGGGATGAAGTATCTCACCTCGCTGTTCGAGACGACCCCGACCGCCGCCAACGTTGAGTACTACGCCAAAATCGTCGAGGAGAAGGCGATTCTGCGCCGTCTGATCCAGGCGGCCTTTGAGATTATCGGAGCGGCGCGCGGCGAGATCGAAAACATCGAAGAGGTGATCGATCAGGCCGAACGCGCTGTCTTCAGCGTCTCTCAGAATCGCACCACGGCGTACTTCGCCCAGCTGCGCACCCTTCTGCTGTCTGTTTACAGCAAAGCCGAAGAACTGGGAGAGATGAAGCAGACGATCTCCGGACTCTCCACCGGGATCCACGATTTTGACATGATCACGTCGGGCCTGCAAAACACCGACCTGATCATTGTGGCTGCTCGCCCGAGTATGGGGAAAACCAGCCTCTGTCTCTCCATCGCCGAGCATGTCGCCATTAATGAGAATAAACCCGTTGCGATCTTCTCTCTGGAAATGTCCAAAGAGCAGCTCGCGATGCGTATGCTTTGTTCTCAGGCAAAGGTGAACGCGCACAAGCTGCGCACGGGGCATCTGTCCGAGGACGAGTGGACGCAGCTGGCGATGGTCGTTCAGGATATGTACGACGCTCCGGTCTTTATCGACGACGCCACCGAAAGCACGGCGCTGACGATGCGGGCGAAGTGCCGGCGTTTGATGGCCGAGCATGGTCTCGGGCTGATCGTTGTCGATTATTTGCAGCTGATGCGCTCGCACAAGAAGACGGATAACCGCACGCAGGAGATCGGCGAGATCGCGCGCGGCTTGAAATCCCTCGCGCGCGAGCTTCGAGTTCCGGTCATCGCGCTTTCCCAGCTTTCGCGCGCCGTCGAGACCCGCGAAAACAAGCGCCCGATGCTCAGCGACCTTCGAGAATCTGGATCCATCGAGGCGGAAGCCGACATGGTCTGCTTCTTGTACCGCGAAGCGTACTACAAGCTGAAGGAAGCATATCAAGCCGACGAGAACGGCGAACGGCCGGAGCGGGGCGCGATGGAAGAGACGGAAATCATCGTCGGTAAGCACCGTAACGGTCCGACGGGGATGGTCAAAGTCGGATTTATCGCCGACTACGCGAAGTTTGTGGATTTGGAATTGAACCGCGACGACGAGCCGACAGGGTTCTAG
- a CDS encoding MlaD family protein, whose amino-acid sequence MQTQGYAVRVGAVLIASIALIGYLFSFFGHSLAPKTYLLNVVFNDVSGVIKGSKVQMVGVDIGQVTAINLKSDRVHVDLTLEIKQKYKIPAGSDFVISTGSLLGTEAVVNVVPPTGAERSALDIPEGATDLHGTRALDLQSTMTSANKLLDQLTVTTAKAQEILEKSSALATDPKLQAHLRQSVANVDQATANGVALTHKLDALITQDNEMLQGMLGETQRTSRVALGNITDTTAQIKYTTTENREKINEIVGNLRDTTAAVEGITSQANDLLSKGGVSKNLSEIVANLNVTTQKLAQMTTDFQKVAGDQSLQGDLRETVHNVRETSEQTTILVQRLNKILGVKGKNATVVAAPGVGAVIVAPGGAPKAPQVDSIPVILPRVDLEVNTREKRFRSDIDAFVPFGASNTFAQVGVYDFTEANRLNLQLGQVIGKHGGSDYRLGLHASKLGVGGDIGLGRGVSLSADYYDPNHARLDTRGTLMLNPNLGLLFGLDDVTHHTGAVVGVELRR is encoded by the coding sequence ATGCAAACTCAGGGTTACGCCGTCCGAGTCGGAGCGGTCTTGATAGCGTCCATCGCGCTCATCGGTTACCTGTTCAGTTTTTTTGGACATTCGCTTGCCCCAAAGACTTATCTGCTGAATGTCGTTTTCAATGACGTGAGCGGAGTGATCAAGGGGTCCAAGGTTCAAATGGTCGGCGTGGATATCGGGCAGGTCACGGCAATCAATCTGAAGTCGGACAGAGTCCATGTCGATTTGACGCTGGAGATCAAGCAAAAATATAAGATTCCCGCAGGGTCTGATTTTGTCATTTCCACGGGCAGCCTGCTTGGCACGGAAGCCGTGGTCAATGTCGTTCCGCCGACCGGCGCAGAGAGATCGGCCCTGGATATTCCGGAAGGCGCGACTGATTTGCATGGAACGCGCGCGCTGGACCTCCAGTCGACCATGACCAGCGCGAACAAACTGCTGGACCAGCTGACGGTGACCACGGCGAAGGCGCAGGAGATCCTGGAGAAAAGCTCGGCCCTGGCGACTGACCCGAAGCTCCAGGCTCACCTGAGGCAGTCCGTGGCGAACGTGGATCAGGCGACCGCGAACGGGGTGGCGCTGACGCATAAACTGGACGCGTTGATCACGCAGGACAACGAGATGCTGCAAGGCATGCTGGGCGAGACGCAGCGCACCTCGCGCGTAGCGCTCGGCAACATTACCGACACGACGGCGCAGATCAAATACACGACGACGGAAAACCGCGAGAAGATCAACGAGATCGTCGGTAACCTGCGCGATACGACGGCGGCGGTCGAGGGGATCACCTCGCAGGCGAACGACTTGCTCAGCAAGGGCGGCGTCTCGAAGAACCTGAGCGAGATCGTCGCGAATTTGAATGTGACGACGCAAAAACTGGCGCAGATGACGACGGACTTCCAGAAGGTCGCTGGGGACCAGTCGCTCCAGGGCGATCTGCGTGAAACGGTGCATAATGTCCGCGAAACCAGTGAGCAGACGACGATCCTGGTGCAGCGGCTCAACAAGATTCTGGGCGTGAAGGGCAAAAACGCGACCGTGGTGGCGGCGCCCGGCGTCGGCGCCGTGATCGTCGCTCCCGGCGGCGCGCCGAAGGCTCCGCAGGTGGACAGCATTCCGGTGATCCTGCCGCGCGTCGATCTGGAAGTCAACACGCGCGAAAAGCGGTTCCGCTCGGACATCGACGCTTTTGTTCCGTTTGGGGCGTCCAACACGTTCGCGCAGGTGGGCGTCTATGATTTCACGGAAGCCAACCGATTGAACCTGCAGCTGGGCCAGGTGATCGGCAAGCATGGCGGATCGGATTATCGTCTCGGGCTGCATGCCTCCAAACTGGGCGTCGGCGGAGACATTGGACTTGGGCGAGGCGTTTCGCTTTCGGCGGACTATTACGACCCGAACCACGCGCGTTTGGACACGCGTGGCACACTGATGCTGAATCCAAATCTTGGCCTCTTGTTTGGCCTGGATGACGTGACGCATCACACCGGCGCTGTGGTGGGCGTCGAACTTCGGCGTTAG